A stretch of Anaeromyxobacter dehalogenans 2CP-1 DNA encodes these proteins:
- a CDS encoding CAP domain-containing protein: MPPAAATSGSPHPAPSSAAPAPSAAEPPGTAYGREPAVQATRIETEALGAAAGRLSARGAPRTSSVLSLAARELAALAATGAEEPLAREHLRGALAHAGAYDPAPAAYLVRTAPDRAAAALADVIPRGTATHVGAGAAQADGSAFVVILASDRKVRLEPVPRRVAEGASATIAGALLGGLTRPRVFVTSPAGAVHEEAVTGGPDGFRARVAFAAAGRHVVEVLAHGRGGPEVAALLEVQSGAPAAPAAQPVPARRPAPEPGDASAAEAGVVRAINALRAARGLQAVTAAPRLTEAARAHSANMLAQGKVAHVLPGTGELVERLARARIAYRRAYENVARASTALEAHRAAEESPAHLGNLLQPGVSSVGVGIARGRLSSGDPTVYLTEILIEPPDDGAGSRLTPDARVREAIWAQRARLGRAPLTADLRLDALAREAAVGMRARDETDPGDVEVRALKLRRRIAAVDVFVVSGPGEAARSANVGDGRFARVGVGAVQGDSRRFGPGRLFVAVIYTD, translated from the coding sequence ATGCCGCCGGCCGCGGCGACGAGCGGGTCCCCCCACCCTGCCCCGTCGTCGGCCGCGCCCGCGCCCTCCGCGGCCGAGCCGCCCGGCACGGCCTACGGCCGCGAGCCCGCGGTCCAGGCCACCCGGATCGAGACCGAGGCGCTCGGCGCCGCCGCGGGCCGCCTCTCCGCGCGCGGCGCCCCGCGCACCTCGTCGGTCCTCTCGCTCGCCGCGCGCGAGCTCGCCGCCCTCGCCGCGACCGGCGCGGAGGAGCCGCTCGCCCGCGAGCACCTCCGCGGCGCGCTGGCGCACGCGGGCGCCTACGACCCCGCGCCGGCGGCCTACCTGGTGCGCACCGCGCCAGACCGCGCGGCCGCGGCCCTCGCCGACGTCATCCCGCGCGGCACCGCCACGCACGTGGGCGCCGGCGCGGCGCAGGCGGACGGGTCGGCGTTCGTGGTGATCCTGGCGTCGGACCGCAAGGTCCGCCTCGAGCCGGTCCCCCGCCGCGTGGCCGAGGGCGCCTCGGCGACGATCGCCGGCGCGCTGCTCGGCGGCCTCACGCGCCCGCGCGTCTTCGTCACCTCGCCCGCGGGCGCCGTCCACGAGGAGGCGGTCACGGGCGGCCCGGACGGCTTCCGGGCGCGCGTCGCGTTCGCCGCCGCCGGGCGGCACGTGGTCGAGGTGCTCGCGCACGGCCGCGGCGGGCCCGAGGTCGCGGCCCTGCTCGAGGTGCAGTCCGGCGCGCCCGCGGCCCCCGCGGCGCAGCCGGTGCCCGCGCGGCGGCCCGCGCCGGAGCCCGGGGACGCCTCGGCCGCGGAGGCCGGCGTGGTGCGCGCCATCAACGCGCTCCGCGCCGCGCGCGGGCTCCAGGCCGTGACGGCCGCGCCCCGGCTCACCGAGGCCGCCCGCGCGCACAGCGCGAACATGCTCGCGCAGGGCAAGGTGGCGCACGTGCTCCCGGGCACGGGCGAGCTGGTCGAGCGCCTCGCCCGCGCCCGCATCGCCTACCGGCGCGCCTACGAGAACGTGGCCCGCGCCTCGACCGCGCTCGAGGCGCACCGGGCCGCGGAGGAGAGCCCGGCGCACCTCGGCAACCTGCTCCAGCCCGGCGTGTCGAGCGTGGGCGTCGGGATCGCGCGGGGCCGGCTGTCGTCCGGCGACCCCACCGTCTACCTGACCGAGATCCTGATCGAGCCGCCGGACGACGGCGCCGGCTCGCGGCTCACGCCCGACGCGCGGGTGCGGGAGGCGATCTGGGCCCAGCGCGCGCGCCTGGGGCGGGCGCCGCTCACCGCCGACCTGCGCCTCGACGCGCTCGCGCGCGAGGCCGCGGTGGGCATGCGGGCCCGCGACGAGACCGACCCGGGCGACGTCGAGGTGCGCGCGCTGAAGCTCCGGCGCCGGATCGCCGCGGTGGACGTGTTCGTGGTGAGCGGTCCGGGCGAGGCGGCCCGGTCCGCGAACGTCGGCGACGGACGCTTCGCCCGGGTGGGCGTGGGCGCGGTGCAGGGGGACAGCCGCCGGTTCGGGCCGGGGCGGCTGTTCGTCGCGGTGATCTACACGGACTGA
- a CDS encoding DciA family protein — translation MRGRRRTVAAALAEALARRPEAQSAALAAAFAEACGPRLSREVSMRGRLRDGRLLVLVSSPEWATQVTELAHMLCERVNARMGRAVALGLEIRIGPER, via the coding sequence ATGCGTGGCCGCCGCCGCACCGTCGCCGCCGCCCTGGCCGAAGCGCTCGCGCGGCGCCCGGAGGCGCAGTCCGCCGCGCTCGCGGCGGCCTTCGCCGAGGCCTGCGGCCCGCGGCTCTCCCGCGAGGTCTCCATGCGCGGACGTCTCCGCGACGGCCGGCTCCTGGTGCTGGTAAGCTCCCCCGAATGGGCGACCCAGGTGACCGAGCTGGCCCACATGCTGTGCGAGCGCGTGAACGCGCGCATGGGGCGGGCGGTGGCGCTCGGCCTCGAGATCCGGATCGGGCCGGAGCGCTGA
- a CDS encoding pseudouridine-5'-phosphate glycosidase: MNPPVRLAEEVRAALAAGGPVVALETSVVAQGLPPPHNLEAARRCAAAVRAAGAVPAAVAVVAGAVVVGADDAALERLADPARRPAKASARDLAALCAAGRDAGTTVAATAAVAALAGIRVFATGGIGGVHRLAPGEPAAGAADVSADLAELARAPVCVVSAGPKAILDLAATAEALETLGVPVLGWRTSELPAFYSDGSGIALEHRVEDAAAAARVLRLHWDALGRREGVLLAVPPPEAVPREVVEAAIAAALEDARGRGIRGKAVTPFLLEAVSRATRGRARTANLALLERNASVAGEVAVALAADAA, translated from the coding sequence GTGAACCCTCCCGTCAGGCTGGCCGAGGAGGTCCGCGCGGCGCTCGCCGCCGGCGGTCCGGTGGTGGCGCTGGAGACGAGCGTGGTGGCCCAGGGCCTCCCGCCTCCGCACAACCTGGAGGCGGCCCGCCGCTGCGCCGCCGCGGTGCGGGCCGCCGGGGCGGTGCCGGCGGCGGTGGCGGTGGTCGCGGGAGCGGTCGTGGTCGGCGCCGACGACGCGGCGCTGGAGCGCCTGGCGGATCCGGCGCGGCGGCCGGCCAAGGCGTCGGCGCGGGACCTCGCCGCGCTCTGCGCCGCCGGCCGGGACGCGGGCACCACCGTGGCCGCGACCGCCGCCGTGGCCGCGCTCGCCGGGATCCGCGTCTTCGCCACCGGCGGCATCGGCGGCGTGCACCGCCTCGCGCCCGGGGAGCCCGCGGCAGGCGCCGCCGACGTGTCCGCCGACCTGGCCGAGCTGGCGCGGGCGCCGGTGTGCGTGGTCTCGGCCGGGCCGAAGGCCATCCTGGACCTGGCCGCCACCGCCGAGGCGCTGGAGACGCTCGGCGTGCCGGTGCTCGGCTGGCGCACCTCGGAGCTGCCCGCGTTCTACTCGGACGGGAGCGGCATCGCGCTCGAGCACCGGGTGGAGGACGCCGCCGCGGCCGCGCGGGTGCTGCGGCTGCACTGGGACGCGCTGGGCCGGCGCGAGGGCGTGCTGCTCGCGGTGCCGCCGCCCGAGGCGGTGCCGCGCGAGGTGGTGGAGGCGGCCATCGCCGCGGCGCTGGAGGACGCGCGCGGGCGCGGGATCCGCGGCAAGGCGGTGACCCCGTTCCTGCTGGAGGCGGTCTCCCGGGCCACCCGCGGGCGCGCCCGCACCGCGAACCTGGCGCTGCTGGAGCGGAACGCCTCCGTCGCCGGCGAGGTGGCGGTGGCGCTGGCGGCCGATGCTGCCTGA
- a CDS encoding response regulator transcription factor gives MNTMTPEVTRESLPSILLVDDDEVLRERLATAIRARGYEVRTAGSAEEAMREATRDSPEMAVLDLRMPGGSGLEILRELRRQDPSTRVLMLTGYGSIATAVEAVREGAVGYLPKPADADEILAALNGTNTAKEKGIETPSLARAEWEHIQRVLTDCGGNISEAARRLGIHRRSLQRKLHKYPPAR, from the coding sequence ATGAACACGATGACGCCCGAAGTGACCCGCGAGTCGTTGCCGAGCATCCTGCTGGTGGACGACGACGAGGTGCTGCGCGAGCGGCTCGCCACCGCCATCCGCGCCCGCGGGTACGAGGTCCGGACCGCCGGCTCCGCCGAGGAGGCGATGCGCGAGGCGACCCGCGACTCGCCGGAGATGGCGGTGCTCGACCTGCGCATGCCCGGCGGCTCGGGCCTGGAGATCCTGCGCGAGCTGCGCCGCCAGGATCCCTCCACCCGCGTGCTCATGCTCACCGGCTACGGGAGCATCGCGACGGCGGTCGAGGCGGTGCGCGAGGGCGCGGTGGGCTACCTGCCCAAGCCCGCCGACGCGGACGAGATCCTGGCCGCGCTGAACGGCACCAACACCGCCAAGGAGAAGGGCATCGAGACGCCCTCGCTCGCCCGGGCGGAGTGGGAGCACATCCAGCGCGTGCTCACCGACTGCGGCGGCAACATCTCCGAGGCGGCGCGGCGGCTCGGCATCCACCGCCGCTCGCTGCAGCGGAAGCTGCACAAGTACCCGCCGGCGAGGTAG
- a CDS encoding lysophospholipid acyltransferase family protein — translation MLARARGFVVLVYCAISMAFFFFVSLPVMLLTGSGDLPIWFARFAWSPSSLWLAGSRVHLEPMPSLPDGPLIFASNHESALDIWVLFKVLPRSVRFIAKAELFRLPVFGAYMRLGGHVPVDRSNHVQAVQSLRQAGQVVRAGTSLIVFPEGTRSMDCRVHPFKKGPFVVAMEAGVPVVPVAISGSGKVTPKRIIAIWPGPIRVAVGEPVSPADFPDKTALLTEVRRRVIALHRRIGGAGGDEASAVATVGMEGV, via the coding sequence ATGCTGGCGCGCGCCCGCGGCTTCGTCGTCCTCGTCTACTGCGCCATCTCGATGGCGTTCTTCTTCTTCGTGAGCCTGCCGGTGATGCTCCTCACCGGCTCGGGCGACCTGCCGATCTGGTTCGCGCGGTTCGCCTGGTCGCCCTCGAGCCTGTGGCTCGCCGGCTCCCGCGTGCACCTCGAGCCCATGCCGTCGCTGCCGGACGGGCCGCTCATCTTCGCGTCGAACCACGAGAGCGCGCTCGACATCTGGGTGCTGTTCAAGGTCCTGCCGCGCAGCGTGCGGTTCATCGCCAAGGCCGAGCTGTTCCGCCTCCCGGTGTTCGGCGCGTACATGCGGCTCGGCGGCCACGTGCCGGTGGACCGCAGCAACCACGTCCAGGCGGTCCAGTCGCTGCGGCAGGCCGGCCAGGTGGTGCGCGCCGGGACGTCGCTCATCGTCTTCCCCGAGGGCACGCGCTCGATGGACTGCCGCGTCCACCCGTTCAAGAAGGGCCCGTTCGTGGTCGCGATGGAGGCGGGCGTGCCGGTGGTGCCGGTCGCCATCTCCGGCAGCGGGAAGGTGACGCCCAAGCGGATCATCGCCATCTGGCCCGGCCCGATCCGCGTGGCGGTGGGCGAGCCGGTGAGCCCGGCCGACTTCCCCGACAAGACCGCGCTGCTCACCGAGGTGCGCCGGCGGGTGATCGCGCTGCACCGGCGGATCGGCGGCGCGGGCGGCGACGAGGCCTCGGCGGTCGCCACGGTGGGCATGGAGGGCGTGTGA
- a CDS encoding ATP-binding protein: MAAGDLAAAAGTAPHPNRSPARSAAGDERGRLNLSWLVQLHWWAILGQATIVVGAQSWTHIGLPMGTLVAVMVLEVIGNVVLGAWARRAQVTDRDIALVMLIDAAVLTVLLDLTGGASNPFSTLYLVNVALAAVLLPSAWSWLLMAASLAGFASLFVHEHFAGVSHHIRTHMDHAQTMAAHLRGMWVAFALAAVFVVFFVQRVTRALSAREGELQAARSQAQRREKLASLATLAAGAAHELSTPLSTIAVVAKELQRAIPADASSELHDDLQLVRDQVARCREILDRMAAHAGENVGEPFAQMRARDWVDAALDGFRWPQRVEVRIDPSAEAASLVGPQRGLAEALRGLLKNAVQASPAEAQVTLLVTAPPGRIQITVRDRGRGMTPEVLSRVGEPFFTTKVPGEGMGLGLFLTRALAEQLGGEFNITSTPGDGTEARFELPVSTAGERSSP; this comes from the coding sequence ATGGCAGCGGGGGACCTGGCGGCGGCGGCCGGGACGGCGCCGCACCCGAACCGGTCCCCTGCGCGCAGCGCCGCCGGCGACGAGCGCGGCCGCCTGAACCTGTCGTGGCTCGTCCAGCTTCACTGGTGGGCGATCCTCGGCCAGGCCACCATCGTGGTGGGCGCGCAGTCGTGGACGCACATCGGCCTGCCCATGGGCACGCTGGTGGCGGTGATGGTCCTGGAGGTCATCGGGAACGTCGTGCTGGGCGCCTGGGCGCGCCGCGCGCAGGTGACCGACCGGGACATCGCGCTGGTGATGCTGATCGACGCGGCGGTCCTGACGGTGCTGCTCGACCTGACCGGGGGCGCGTCCAACCCGTTCTCCACGCTCTACCTCGTCAACGTGGCGCTGGCCGCGGTGCTGCTGCCGTCCGCCTGGTCGTGGCTGCTCATGGCGGCCAGCCTGGCGGGCTTCGCGTCGCTGTTCGTGCACGAGCACTTCGCCGGCGTGAGCCACCACATCCGCACCCACATGGACCACGCGCAGACCATGGCCGCGCACCTGCGCGGCATGTGGGTCGCGTTCGCGCTGGCCGCGGTGTTCGTGGTGTTCTTCGTCCAGCGGGTCACGCGCGCGCTCTCCGCACGCGAGGGTGAGCTCCAGGCCGCGCGCTCCCAGGCGCAGCGGCGCGAGAAGCTCGCCTCCCTGGCGACGCTCGCCGCGGGTGCGGCGCACGAGCTCTCCACCCCGCTCTCCACCATCGCGGTGGTCGCGAAGGAGCTGCAGCGCGCCATCCCGGCCGACGCCTCGAGCGAGCTCCACGACGACCTGCAGCTCGTGCGCGACCAGGTGGCGCGCTGCCGCGAGATCCTCGACCGCATGGCGGCGCACGCCGGCGAGAACGTGGGCGAGCCGTTCGCGCAGATGCGCGCGCGCGACTGGGTGGACGCCGCGCTGGACGGGTTCCGGTGGCCGCAGCGCGTGGAGGTGCGGATCGACCCGAGCGCCGAGGCCGCCTCGCTGGTGGGGCCTCAGCGCGGGCTCGCCGAGGCGCTGCGGGGCCTGCTCAAGAACGCGGTCCAGGCGTCGCCCGCCGAGGCGCAGGTCACGCTGCTCGTCACCGCGCCGCCCGGCCGGATCCAGATCACGGTGCGCGACCGGGGCCGCGGCATGACGCCCGAGGTGCTGTCGCGCGTGGGTGAGCCGTTCTTCACGACGAAGGTCCCCGGGGAGGGGATGGGGCTGGGCCTCTTCCTCACCCGGGCGCTCGCCGAGCAGCTCGGCGGCGAGTTCAACATCACCTCCACCCCGGGGGACGGGACGGAGGCGCGTTTCGAGCTGCCGGTGTCGACCGCCGGCGAGAGGAGCAGTCCATGA
- a CDS encoding ribonuclease D, producing MSAAPRPSPVFVSDPDALSRLLDALAGERVLALDTESNSFHVYRERVCLLQLSTRAQDFVVDPISVDVRPLGEILCDGREVVLHGADYDVRCLHREYGWRIPRLFDTMIAARRLGRPGLGLSALVEAHFGVRLSKAFQRSDWGRRPLTPDQLAYASLDTHFLLPLFDLLTGELATRGALEEAWKESQRIASVVARERVFDPEGWRRIKGSRELDAPGKAVLRALWIAREDRARASDRPPFKVLGEPAMLEIARRRPATREALAAIPGVTPSVLGRMGETIAAALKAAG from the coding sequence ATGTCCGCCGCTCCGCGCCCCAGCCCCGTCTTCGTCTCCGATCCCGACGCGCTCTCCCGGCTGCTCGACGCGCTGGCGGGCGAGCGCGTGCTCGCGCTCGACACCGAGTCCAACAGCTTCCACGTCTACCGCGAGCGGGTGTGCCTGCTGCAGCTCTCCACGCGGGCGCAGGACTTCGTGGTGGACCCCATCTCGGTGGACGTCCGCCCGCTCGGGGAGATCCTGTGCGACGGGCGCGAGGTGGTGCTGCACGGCGCGGACTACGACGTCCGCTGCCTGCACCGCGAGTACGGCTGGCGCATCCCCCGCCTGTTCGACACGATGATCGCGGCGCGGCGGCTGGGGCGGCCCGGCCTCGGCCTCTCGGCGCTGGTGGAGGCGCACTTCGGCGTGCGGCTCTCGAAGGCGTTCCAGCGATCCGACTGGGGCCGGCGGCCGCTCACCCCCGATCAGCTCGCCTACGCCTCGCTCGACACGCACTTCCTGCTGCCGCTGTTCGACCTGCTCACCGGCGAGCTGGCCACCCGCGGCGCGCTCGAGGAGGCGTGGAAGGAGTCGCAGCGCATCGCCTCGGTCGTGGCGCGCGAGCGCGTGTTCGACCCGGAGGGCTGGCGGCGCATCAAGGGGTCCCGCGAGCTCGACGCGCCCGGCAAGGCGGTGCTGCGCGCGCTGTGGATCGCCCGCGAGGACCGGGCCCGCGCGTCGGACCGGCCGCCGTTCAAGGTGCTGGGCGAGCCGGCGATGCTCGAGATCGCGCGCCGGCGCCCGGCCACGCGCGAGGCGCTCGCCGCCATCCCGGGCGTCACGCCGTCGGTGCTCGGGCGCATGGGGGAGACGATCGCCGCCGCCCTGAAGGCGGCCGGGTAG
- a CDS encoding lytic transglycosylase domain-containing protein translates to MQPVKAPTSPLGVPLPTWAESIRRPWAYLARGRGRRALLACTLLLAARPACAARSVPEPLTDWLAGLGDAAQALAGGQADASAAAARRAFSARPRGAAGARAQAALGLALAEAGRPSEAAEALEVALAPAIAPARPHLAFLRGQALLASGEPHAAARLLEQAGADLRLAVARRARFLAGEALVEAGLPAEAVATLDAALRAWPTDPAAAAARLALGRALRAAGDEARAAETWRALWLEADLPEARGAGELLAAWRAAGGPVPLATADDHLARAERLVATARPDDALQELAAAREADPEVPAGRVEVLRAAALVGLGRHAEAARVAAPFADDPDPRVQRSARLALARAAARAGRVDEASRRYREVAASDAPIAGLPEWRQRDLGDEAAYLAAWLHYDAGDYRRAAAELDAFARAYRRTSRRVDEALWFAAWSRYRLGRTADAARAFARLSRGPFADAAAYWQGRLAKDARRGARLLRAAAAGADPWYALLARARLEAAGIAAAPPAASPARPLPDAAPAAAAGQLAVAVELMGLGLEDEGLDELRQLARGGAARAAAPLVAQLAAHAGDAELPFRMARDFLGQSARTLRWSHPEPYPELLPARARAFGVDPALVLAVMRRESSFRRAVRSGAGAEGLLQLRPVTAERLAALLGVPGGVGDRLDRPEVNVALGAHYLALLGARFADPAVVLAAYNAGPGPASDWARSRAGMPLDAWVECIPYRETRQYVKVVLSDWDVYRRLSGGPAAPIDPARPVAAPAPGVGF, encoded by the coding sequence ATGCAGCCCGTCAAGGCCCCCACATCCCCCCTAGGGGTCCCCCTTCCCACCTGGGCGGAAAGCATCCGTAGGCCCTGGGCTTACCTCGCTCGCGGGCGCGGTCGCCGCGCGCTCCTCGCCTGCACCCTGCTGCTGGCGGCCCGGCCCGCGTGCGCGGCCCGGTCCGTCCCCGAGCCGCTCACCGACTGGCTCGCCGGCCTCGGTGACGCGGCCCAGGCCCTGGCCGGCGGGCAGGCGGACGCGTCCGCCGCGGCGGCGCGCCGCGCGTTCTCCGCGCGGCCGCGGGGGGCGGCAGGCGCGCGCGCGCAGGCGGCGCTGGGCCTCGCGCTCGCGGAGGCCGGCCGGCCCTCGGAGGCGGCCGAGGCGCTGGAGGTGGCGCTCGCCCCGGCGATCGCGCCGGCGCGGCCGCACCTCGCGTTCCTGCGCGGCCAGGCGCTGCTCGCGTCGGGCGAGCCGCACGCGGCGGCGCGGCTGCTGGAGCAGGCGGGCGCCGACCTGCGCCTCGCGGTCGCGCGGCGCGCCCGCTTCCTCGCCGGCGAGGCGCTGGTCGAGGCGGGGCTCCCCGCCGAGGCGGTGGCCACGCTCGACGCGGCGCTGCGCGCCTGGCCCACCGATCCCGCCGCGGCGGCGGCGCGGCTCGCCCTCGGCCGCGCGCTGCGCGCCGCCGGCGACGAGGCGCGGGCGGCGGAGACCTGGCGCGCGCTCTGGCTCGAGGCGGACCTGCCGGAGGCGCGGGGCGCGGGCGAGCTGCTCGCGGCCTGGCGCGCCGCGGGCGGCCCGGTGCCGCTCGCCACCGCCGACGATCACCTGGCGCGGGCCGAGCGGCTGGTCGCGACCGCCCGGCCCGACGACGCGCTCCAGGAGCTCGCCGCGGCGCGCGAGGCCGACCCCGAGGTGCCGGCGGGCCGCGTCGAGGTGCTGCGCGCCGCGGCGCTGGTCGGCCTCGGGCGGCACGCCGAGGCGGCGAGGGTCGCGGCGCCGTTCGCGGACGATCCCGACCCGCGGGTGCAGCGCTCGGCGCGCCTCGCGCTGGCGCGGGCCGCGGCGCGGGCCGGCCGCGTCGACGAGGCCAGCCGGCGCTACCGAGAGGTGGCCGCCTCCGACGCGCCCATCGCCGGGCTGCCCGAGTGGCGCCAGCGCGACCTGGGCGACGAGGCGGCGTACCTCGCGGCCTGGCTCCACTACGACGCGGGCGACTACCGCCGCGCGGCGGCGGAGCTGGACGCGTTCGCGCGCGCCTACCGCCGCACCTCGCGGCGCGTGGACGAGGCGCTCTGGTTCGCGGCCTGGTCGCGCTACCGGCTCGGCCGCACCGCCGACGCCGCGCGCGCCTTCGCCCGCCTGTCGCGCGGGCCGTTCGCAGACGCCGCCGCCTACTGGCAGGGCCGCCTGGCGAAGGACGCGCGCCGCGGCGCCAGGCTCCTGCGCGCCGCCGCGGCCGGCGCCGACCCCTGGTACGCGCTGCTCGCCCGCGCCCGGCTCGAGGCGGCCGGGATCGCCGCGGCGCCGCCTGCGGCGTCGCCCGCGCGGCCGCTGCCCGACGCCGCGCCGGCCGCCGCCGCCGGGCAGCTCGCCGTCGCGGTCGAGCTGATGGGGCTCGGGCTCGAGGACGAGGGGCTGGACGAGCTCCGGCAGCTCGCCCGCGGCGGCGCCGCCCGCGCGGCCGCGCCGCTCGTGGCGCAGCTCGCGGCCCACGCCGGCGACGCGGAGCTGCCCTTCCGCATGGCGCGCGACTTCCTCGGGCAGAGCGCGCGCACGCTGCGCTGGTCCCACCCCGAGCCGTACCCGGAGCTGCTCCCGGCCCGCGCGCGCGCGTTCGGCGTGGACCCGGCGCTGGTGCTGGCGGTGATGCGGCGCGAGTCGAGCTTCCGCCGCGCGGTGCGGAGCGGCGCCGGGGCCGAGGGGCTGCTGCAGCTCCGGCCGGTCACCGCCGAGCGGCTGGCGGCGCTGCTGGGCGTCCCCGGCGGCGTCGGCGACCGGCTCGACCGGCCCGAGGTGAACGTGGCGCTCGGGGCGCACTACCTCGCCCTGCTCGGCGCGCGCTTCGCGGACCCGGCGGTGGTGCTGGCCGCCTACAACGCCGGCCCGGGGCCGGCCTCGGACTGGGCCCGGTCTCGGGCCGGCATGCCGCTCGACGCGTGGGTGGAGTGCATCCCGTACCGCGAGACGCGCCAGTACGTGAAGGTCGTGCTGTCGGACTGGGACGTCTACCGCCGGCTCTCCGGCGGCCCGGCGGCGCCCATCGACCCCGCGCGGCCGGTGGCGGCGCCGGCCCCCGGCGTCGGGTTCTAG